A region from the Chloroflexota bacterium genome encodes:
- a CDS encoding ABC transporter substrate-binding protein, whose amino-acid sequence MNVSTDAVELTNRAIEALSRGDHVSARADLVASLRLDPDNEKAWLWLSEIVDSDEERRYCLEKAVAINHRSLAARALPDLQDADPEAPTELKSLDEPPAPPDLAALPDPHAEQVRRWEWVAILGVLALLAAAALVFFLRNVPRTEGSTIYVALVAPLTGERASVGQEMRYGVESYFAGVNEAGGIDGQHVEVLVYDDANDPELARQRAQEVVEDGRALLVIGHSTSSASLAAAPIYQAAGLPAISGSATTDSLTVDYPWYFRTLFNNSQQGQFLGAYAAFILDMRRAGVVYSDDAYGQSLMDDFIDEFGERGIVPYRWALAADAGEQTAVVEEVIDEATGDHPPEVIFLAVLDQDARDLIVALRRAGFEGLIIGTDSVGRPAFPLNFVDEAEERDQPGFFTTNLLAASPLIFDTATAEAQDLAADYQADLSSFPSWTVAKYYDAALLAAYGIGQADIADDAVASEITGERIRDTMASVNSFETALQGINGPLYLDEERTAVQPMAIGTFANRIFQSAPTQLMPLLDLRDLDLVEEAQEGLLLRIGDQLVRVVRVVYSGMEINEISDVDLSDSSYLVDFYLWLRFTGDEQAADIVFSNAVQGGLTPGRPIRADVYDGVNYRLYRVKARFREPFDFRDYPFDQQNLTVRFQNETATRDQILYVVDKPTDSEDVEGLAVTVSVPDSFPAIASWIVRGIVLFQDVVRTDSSFGDPRLGDEDVRVEYSRFNADVRLQRDALGFLAKHLVPLLLLISLLYASLFVPFGTGLVIRVNLATISILTSAVLLGNISDRLPDIGYTVAIEYGFYFFFALALGAVVVAIIGNRWSVEGETTRIRQLNLFTRFLFPVLVFAVVLVYVVQYAVR is encoded by the coding sequence ATGAACGTTTCGACCGATGCAGTGGAACTGACAAACCGGGCCATCGAGGCTCTATCGCGAGGCGACCATGTGTCTGCACGGGCGGACCTGGTCGCATCGCTGCGCCTGGATCCAGACAACGAAAAGGCCTGGCTATGGCTCTCGGAGATCGTCGACAGCGATGAGGAGCGGCGCTATTGCCTGGAAAAGGCAGTGGCGATCAATCACAGGAGTCTGGCTGCCCGGGCGTTGCCTGACCTGCAGGACGCGGACCCAGAAGCTCCCACTGAGTTGAAATCACTGGACGAGCCTCCGGCGCCGCCAGATCTGGCAGCTTTGCCCGATCCTCACGCCGAACAGGTAAGGCGTTGGGAATGGGTGGCGATCCTGGGGGTCCTTGCGCTGCTGGCCGCCGCAGCACTGGTCTTCTTTTTGAGAAACGTACCGAGGACAGAGGGCAGCACCATTTACGTCGCTCTTGTGGCACCACTGACTGGCGAGCGCGCCAGCGTTGGGCAAGAGATGCGCTACGGAGTCGAAAGCTATTTCGCCGGTGTGAACGAAGCGGGCGGGATAGATGGGCAGCATGTCGAGGTGTTGGTATACGATGATGCCAACGATCCCGAACTGGCCCGGCAACGGGCGCAGGAGGTTGTCGAGGATGGCCGGGCCCTGCTGGTGATCGGTCACAGCACCAGTAGCGCCTCCCTGGCAGCCGCACCGATCTACCAGGCCGCCGGTTTGCCGGCCATCAGCGGCAGCGCCACAACCGATTCGCTGACGGTCGATTATCCCTGGTATTTTCGCACCCTGTTCAACAACAGTCAACAGGGTCAATTCCTGGGGGCCTATGCAGCCTTCATACTGGATATGCGCCGGGCTGGCGTCGTCTACAGCGATGATGCCTACGGACAAAGTCTCATGGACGACTTCATCGATGAGTTCGGCGAACGGGGGATTGTGCCTTACCGCTGGGCATTGGCAGCGGATGCCGGGGAACAAACTGCGGTCGTTGAAGAAGTCATCGATGAGGCGACTGGCGATCATCCGCCGGAGGTGATATTCCTTGCCGTGCTGGACCAGGACGCCCGTGACCTGATCGTGGCGCTGCGCCGTGCTGGCTTTGAGGGTTTGATCATCGGCACCGATTCGGTGGGCCGGCCTGCCTTCCCACTCAACTTCGTGGACGAAGCTGAGGAGAGGGATCAACCTGGCTTCTTCACCACGAACCTCTTGGCAGCTTCGCCACTGATATTCGATACGGCAACGGCCGAGGCTCAGGATCTGGCGGCCGATTATCAGGCGGACCTGAGCTCGTTCCCCAGTTGGACCGTGGCCAAGTATTACGATGCCGCGTTATTGGCGGCCTACGGTATCGGGCAGGCCGACATAGCGGACGACGCGGTTGCAAGCGAGATTACCGGCGAGCGCATTCGTGATACTATGGCATCTGTGAACTCTTTTGAGACGGCGTTGCAGGGCATCAACGGTCCGCTCTACCTGGATGAAGAACGAACCGCCGTGCAACCGATGGCTATCGGCACCTTTGCCAACCGGATTTTCCAGTCGGCGCCCACTCAGTTGATGCCGCTGCTCGACCTTCGCGATCTTGACCTGGTGGAAGAAGCGCAAGAAGGCCTGCTTCTGCGGATAGGTGATCAACTTGTGCGGGTGGTTCGCGTGGTCTATTCCGGCATGGAGATCAACGAGATCAGTGACGTAGACCTGAGCGACTCCTCCTATCTTGTGGATTTTTATCTGTGGCTGCGCTTCACTGGCGACGAGCAGGCAGCGGACATCGTGTTCAGCAACGCGGTGCAAGGTGGATTGACACCGGGCAGGCCCATTCGCGCTGATGTGTACGACGGCGTCAACTATCGATTGTATCGGGTGAAGGCCAGATTCAGGGAACCTTTTGATTTTCGGGACTACCCCTTCGACCAACAGAACCTTACCGTGCGCTTTCAGAACGAAACCGCGACCCGCGATCAGATCCTGTATGTTGTGGATAAGCCAACTGACTCAGAGGATGTCGAGGGGCTGGCAGTTACCGTAAGCGTGCCCGATTCTTTTCCTGCCATCGCGAGCTGGATCGTGCGGGGAATCGTGCTGTTCCAAGATGTGGTTCGCACCGACTCCTCCTTTGGTGACCCGAGACTTGGCGATGAGGATGTGCGTGTCGAGTACTCCCGTTTCAACGCGGATGTTCGGTTGCAGCGAGATGCTTTGGGCTTTCTGGCCAAGCACCTGGTGCCCTTGCTGTTGTTGATTTCGCTGCTGTACGCCAGCCTGTTTGTGCCCTTCGGTACCGGTCTGGTGATTCGGGTCAATCTGGCAACCATCAGTATCCTGACCAGCGCAGTGCTTCTGGGAAATATCTCCGACCGTTTGCCGGATATCGGTTACACGGTGGCCATCGAATATGGGTTCTATTTTTTCTTCGCGCTGGCCCTGGGCGCCGTGGTTGTGGCAATCATCGGCAATCGCTGGAGCGTAGAGGGTGAAACGACCAGGATCAGGCAGCTAAACCTCTTCACCAGATTTCTTTTTCCCGTCCTGGTTTTTGCCGTGGTACTGGTCTACGTAGTTCAGTATGCGGTTAGGTAA
- a CDS encoding DUF4337 domain-containing protein, translating to MIDIEEIQEFAEAHSGGKRDDEQFRTWTAVWIAVLAVLLAVSSLGGDNVAEEAMHNNIRSSDTFAWYQAKNIRQTQYELAAADLELSLLGQADALTPAQREAIEAQLAGFRATIERYDSEPDPDDPQNPLKGEGKRELLAQALNYQSQRDHAFAQDPNFDYAHALYQIAIVLASIAIVATSRGLLYLSIGLGVAATILTVNGFLLLVPLPL from the coding sequence ATGATAGACATCGAAGAGATTCAGGAGTTTGCTGAAGCACACAGCGGTGGAAAGCGGGATGACGAGCAATTTCGCACCTGGACTGCTGTGTGGATTGCTGTGTTAGCCGTACTGCTGGCCGTTAGCAGCCTTGGTGGCGACAACGTAGCGGAAGAGGCGATGCACAACAATATTCGGTCCAGCGATACCTTTGCCTGGTATCAGGCCAAGAATATCCGCCAGACCCAGTATGAGCTGGCGGCGGCCGATCTGGAGTTGTCCTTGCTCGGGCAGGCCGATGCTTTGACCCCAGCCCAACGGGAGGCGATCGAGGCCCAACTGGCCGGTTTTCGTGCTACCATCGAGCGCTACGACAGCGAACCCGACCCAGACGATCCGCAGAATCCGTTGAAGGGGGAGGGCAAACGGGAACTACTGGCCCAGGCGCTGAACTACCAGTCGCAGCGGGACCATGCCTTCGCCCAGGATCCCAATTTTGACTATGCCCATGCCTTGTACCAGATTGCCATTGTGCTGGCGTCCATTGCCATCGTTGCGACGTCGCGCGGGCTCCTCTATCTATCCATCGGGCTAGGGGTTGCGGCCACAATCCTCACGGTAAACGGTTTTCTTCTGCTGGTGCCCTTGCCTCTATAA
- a CDS encoding Gfo/Idh/MocA family oxidoreductase, with product MQRKDGMFYAPTGKPNPVVEAGEFRFAAIGLDHGHIYGMCNGLIEAGAELAWVSDPDPARVARFQASFPQVQIAPSEESVLADPDIRLVACASVPADRCGVGLRVMDAGKDFFVDKPPLTTGEQLAAARAATAETGRKYAVYYSERLHVESALFAGDLILEGAIGRVIQVVNLAPHRANLASRPDWFFDPERYGGILCDLGSHQIEQFLFYAGARDATVLHSKIANYHHPQYPGFEDFGDATLLADNGATMYFRVDWFTPDGLPVWGDGRTFIVGTDGTIELRKYIDVARDSSSDHLYLVNQEGEQHLALHGQVGFPFFGQLILDCLNRTENAQTQAHAFKTIELAIQAQEMAQRVA from the coding sequence ATGCAACGCAAGGATGGCATGTTCTACGCTCCTACAGGCAAACCCAACCCGGTGGTCGAAGCTGGCGAATTCCGTTTCGCGGCCATCGGCCTCGATCACGGCCACATCTACGGCATGTGCAACGGACTGATCGAGGCCGGCGCCGAACTGGCCTGGGTCAGCGATCCCGATCCAGCCAGGGTGGCCCGATTCCAGGCGAGCTTTCCCCAGGTACAGATCGCCCCGTCTGAAGAGAGTGTACTGGCCGACCCGGACATTCGACTGGTGGCCTGCGCCTCGGTCCCGGCCGACCGCTGTGGAGTCGGCCTGCGCGTCATGGATGCGGGCAAGGACTTCTTCGTCGACAAGCCTCCATTGACGACAGGCGAACAGTTGGCTGCTGCACGCGCGGCCACCGCTGAGACTGGCCGCAAATACGCAGTCTACTACTCGGAGCGTCTACACGTAGAGTCTGCCCTGTTTGCCGGTGACCTGATCCTGGAGGGTGCGATCGGCCGCGTGATCCAGGTAGTGAACCTGGCGCCTCACCGGGCCAACCTGGCCTCCCGACCAGACTGGTTTTTCGATCCTGAGCGATATGGCGGCATCCTGTGCGACCTCGGCAGCCACCAGATTGAACAGTTCCTCTTCTATGCGGGCGCCAGGGATGCCACCGTGTTGCATAGCAAGATCGCCAACTACCATCACCCGCAGTATCCTGGCTTCGAGGATTTTGGCGACGCTACGCTGCTGGCCGACAATGGCGCGACGATGTACTTCCGGGTCGATTGGTTCACCCCCGATGGACTGCCGGTCTGGGGCGATGGTCGGACCTTTATCGTCGGCACCGATGGCACCATCGAACTTCGCAAATACATCGACGTGGCCCGCGATTCCTCCAGCGACCACCTCTACCTGGTCAACCAGGAAGGCGAACAACACCTGGCGCTGCACGGACAGGTGGGATTCCCCTTCTTCGGGCAGTTGATCCTGGACTGCCTGAACCGGACCGAGAACGCCCAGACGCAGGCCCATGCCTTCAAGACCATTGAACTGGCCATTCAAGCCCAGGAAATGGCGCAACGGGTGGCATGA
- a CDS encoding Gfo/Idh/MocA family oxidoreductase → MISVAIIGTGAISDTHIQAFQHFGQRCRITALVNHHLARAEEKAARYGLDMPIYTSWQEMLNAQTPDLASVCLPPYLHASASIDLLDAGVNVLLEKPMAPTLEECDAILQAAGRSGRMLSVVAQNRYKTPLMKLKKVLDSGIIGRVVHAQVDSYWWRGSNYYNLWWRGTWDKEGGGCTMNHAVHHIDLFQWMMGMPTDLQAVVSNLNHENSEVEDFSLTVARYPDGRLGQITASLVHHGEEQRLAFQGERASVAVPWKVVASTQRDNGFPVPDPETAGEIDDFYNSLPDLAYEGHLAQIDNVLSVLAGQDELLVDGWQGRNTIELVTAIYQSGFTGEQVALPLPADSPYYTRESALKNAPHYHEKTRSVAGFADDAITLGSSYES, encoded by the coding sequence ATGATAAGCGTAGCAATTATCGGCACCGGTGCCATCTCGGACACCCATATCCAGGCCTTTCAGCACTTCGGCCAACGCTGCCGAATCACGGCCCTGGTCAACCATCATCTGGCACGGGCAGAAGAGAAGGCCGCCCGTTATGGCCTGGATATGCCCATTTACACCTCCTGGCAGGAGATGCTTAACGCCCAGACGCCTGATCTGGCGTCCGTCTGCCTGCCCCCCTACCTCCATGCATCAGCGTCGATCGATCTTCTCGACGCGGGCGTAAACGTGCTGCTGGAAAAGCCGATGGCTCCGACCCTGGAGGAATGCGATGCCATCCTCCAGGCGGCCGGGCGCAGCGGGCGAATGCTCTCGGTGGTGGCCCAGAACCGCTATAAGACGCCGCTGATGAAACTTAAGAAGGTACTCGACAGCGGAATCATCGGCAGGGTCGTCCACGCCCAGGTCGACTCCTACTGGTGGCGCGGCAGCAATTACTACAACCTGTGGTGGCGCGGCACCTGGGATAAAGAGGGAGGCGGTTGCACCATGAACCACGCCGTCCATCACATCGACCTCTTCCAGTGGATGATGGGTATGCCAACCGATCTGCAAGCGGTGGTGTCCAACCTGAACCACGAAAACTCGGAGGTGGAGGACTTCTCCCTGACAGTAGCGCGCTACCCCGATGGCCGGCTGGGCCAGATAACCGCGTCCCTGGTACACCACGGGGAAGAGCAACGCCTGGCCTTTCAAGGTGAACGGGCCAGCGTGGCTGTGCCCTGGAAGGTAGTTGCCTCCACCCAGCGGGATAACGGCTTTCCCGTTCCCGACCCGGAGACCGCCGGCGAAATCGATGACTTCTATAACAGCCTGCCTGACCTGGCCTATGAAGGGCATCTCGCCCAGATCGATAACGTGCTCTCCGTGCTGGCAGGGCAGGATGAGCTGCTGGTCGATGGCTGGCAGGGCCGCAACACCATCGAATTGGTCACGGCCATCTATCAATCTGGTTTCACCGGCGAACAGGTCGCGCTGCCTTTGCCTGCCGACTCGCCCTACTACACACGGGAAAGCGCCCTGAAGAACGCCCCCCATTACCACGAAAAAACCCGCAGCGTCGCCGGCTTCGCCGACGATGCCATTACCCTGGGTTCCAGCTACGAAAGTTGA
- a CDS encoding NAD-dependent epimerase/dehydratase family protein, with protein sequence MSQNNPTAATMRNKDDLIVIAGAGGFIAGALTRYFADQGFTNIRAIDKKPLCQWYQRVPGVESNCLDLEYRDNCVRAVEGAVEVYNLAADMGGMGFIENFRVACLRSILINTHLLEASYNAGVDRYFFSSSACAYNIDLQQDPNVRALKESDAYPANAERGYGWEKLISEIFCQEYWAERKMKTFIARFHNVYGPNGTWDGGREKAPAALTRKVIEAQDSGVMEIDIWGDGSQTRSFMYIDDCVKGVDMITHCDDLIATPINLGSSELISINDLVSMIEEIAGVELEREYKLDAPRGVAGRNSDNTFILEVLGWQPNLPLEKGMARTYTWINKQYADRAAGLPTPAADEK encoded by the coding sequence GTGAGCCAAAACAATCCTACAGCGGCAACAATGCGCAACAAAGACGACTTGATCGTTATCGCTGGCGCCGGTGGTTTCATCGCCGGGGCGCTGACCCGCTATTTCGCCGATCAGGGTTTCACCAACATCCGCGCCATCGACAAAAAGCCCCTCTGCCAGTGGTACCAGCGAGTGCCCGGCGTCGAGAGCAATTGTCTCGACCTGGAATATCGTGACAATTGCGTTCGTGCAGTCGAAGGCGCTGTCGAGGTCTACAATCTGGCCGCCGATATGGGTGGCATGGGCTTCATCGAGAACTTCCGGGTGGCGTGCCTGCGCAGCATCCTCATCAACACCCACCTGCTGGAAGCCTCGTACAATGCCGGGGTGGATCGCTACTTCTTCTCCTCCTCCGCCTGTGCCTACAACATCGATCTCCAGCAAGACCCCAACGTGCGGGCACTCAAAGAATCGGACGCTTATCCCGCCAACGCCGAGCGTGGTTATGGCTGGGAAAAGTTGATCTCTGAGATTTTCTGCCAGGAATACTGGGCCGAACGCAAGATGAAGACCTTCATCGCCCGCTTCCACAATGTCTACGGACCCAACGGTACCTGGGATGGCGGCCGCGAGAAAGCCCCCGCGGCCCTGACCCGCAAGGTCATCGAAGCGCAGGACAGCGGCGTGATGGAAATCGACATCTGGGGCGACGGTAGCCAGACCCGTAGCTTCATGTACATCGACGACTGTGTGAAGGGGGTGGACATGATCACCCACTGCGATGACCTGATCGCCACCCCGATCAACCTCGGTTCCAGCGAACTGATCTCCATCAACGATCTGGTCAGCATGATCGAAGAAATTGCCGGCGTCGAGCTGGAGCGTGAATACAAACTGGATGCACCTCGCGGCGTGGCCGGACGTAACAGCGACAATACCTTCATCCTGGAAGTGCTGGGTTGGCAGCCAAATCTACCGCTGGAAAAGGGCATGGCTCGCACCTATACCTGGATCAATAAGCAATATGCTGATCGTGCCGCTGGTTTACCGACGCCTGCTGCCGATGAGAAATAA
- a CDS encoding cupin domain-containing protein, with product MNQFQIEQMDQMSPIHCPCGLTRRAFTADPDQTATFHLLDVQEDAQVHYHKKITEIYFILEGEGFMELDGELLPVKPYSAVLIKPGCRHRAVGNLRVALTAIPAFDPQDEWFD from the coding sequence ATGAATCAATTCCAGATTGAACAGATGGACCAGATGTCTCCCATTCACTGCCCCTGCGGACTTACCCGGCGGGCCTTTACCGCCGATCCGGACCAGACGGCGACCTTTCACCTGCTGGATGTTCAGGAGGATGCCCAGGTCCATTACCATAAAAAGATCACCGAGATTTACTTCATCCTGGAGGGTGAAGGTTTCATGGAACTGGACGGCGAGCTCTTGCCGGTCAAGCCTTATTCTGCGGTCCTGATCAAGCCAGGTTGCCGCCATCGGGCCGTCGGTAATCTGCGGGTCGCGCTCACAGCCATCCCGGCCTTCGACCCGCAGGATGAGTGGTTCGACTGA
- a CDS encoding ABC transporter ATP-binding protein — protein sequence MTEAFIRLQNVEKTYLTKDDTILAVDDVSFDINESEFVAIVGPSGCGKTTILKMLAGLVPYTSGEITIDGVRVEEPQTNLGIIFQDSVLLDWRDVLSNVMLQIDIRKLDKATYEPRARDLLLDVGLEGFETKQPYELSGGMKQRVSICRALVHDPPLLLMDEPFGSLDALTREQISMDIQHLWMEKRNTVLMITHSIPEAVLLADHVIVMTPRPGQIAEIIDIDLPRPRRLDDLPDKFNDYASHIRQIFQASGVLDLD from the coding sequence ATGACCGAAGCATTCATTCGATTACAGAATGTCGAAAAAACATATCTAACAAAGGATGATACCATCCTGGCCGTGGACGATGTCAGCTTTGACATCAACGAGTCGGAATTCGTCGCCATCGTTGGCCCCAGCGGCTGCGGCAAAACGACCATTCTAAAAATGCTGGCGGGCCTGGTCCCCTACACCAGCGGCGAAATCACTATCGATGGCGTACGCGTGGAAGAGCCCCAAACCAACCTGGGCATCATCTTCCAGGATTCTGTGCTGCTCGATTGGCGCGACGTGCTCTCCAACGTCATGCTTCAGATCGACATCCGTAAGTTGGACAAGGCCACCTACGAACCCCGGGCACGGGATTTGCTGCTGGATGTCGGGCTCGAAGGATTTGAAACCAAGCAGCCCTACGAACTCTCAGGCGGCATGAAACAGCGCGTCTCTATTTGTCGCGCCCTGGTCCACGATCCACCGTTGTTACTGATGGATGAGCCATTTGGCTCGCTGGATGCCCTGACCCGAGAACAGATTTCCATGGACATCCAGCATCTGTGGATGGAAAAGCGTAATACGGTCTTGATGATCACCCACAGTATCCCGGAAGCAGTTCTGTTAGCCGATCACGTGATCGTCATGACGCCGCGTCCGGGCCAGATTGCCGAGATCATCGACATCGACCTGCCCCGGCCACGACGGCTGGATGACCTGCCCGACAAATTCAACGACTATGCCAGCCATATCCGCCAGATCTTCCAGGCCAGCGGTGTATTGGACCTGGACTAA
- a CDS encoding MtaA/CmuA family methyltransferase, with translation MNAKTRFLNALLHQPVDRPPVAAVVTGITVSMMERAGIYYPDAHSDVNQLAGLAASIWEYCGIEAIKLPFGMTVEVEVLGMEIDYGTLDTLPTDIVPIWNDPDELAIPEDFLDRCRVPIVLEAISQLRNRYDREVAVLSSIVGPFALSAKLFGFPNLFPWIITEPDNVHRVMNQLTGLAIQYANAQLDAGADAILLGEATCSGDLISPDTYRDFILPYHKRLCAGIHGPTIMHICGKSSNHLPYIAETGTTCYSFDEGVDIEMARTHLKGKVAMAGYVPTVEAFVRASQRAWEYTKDHPEEAAEIFAEKAELYGFDVPLSLAEIEGSLTLLHTPNSEGKPIGWSAVEDWTATQQLLEEFASFKPEEDINVFFTNDFISEPPYMPAE, from the coding sequence ATGAACGCCAAGACCCGCTTCCTCAATGCCCTGCTTCACCAACCGGTAGATCGTCCCCCTGTGGCGGCCGTGGTCACCGGCATCACTGTCAGCATGATGGAGAGGGCCGGCATCTATTACCCGGACGCCCACAGCGATGTGAACCAACTGGCCGGCCTGGCGGCCTCGATCTGGGAATATTGTGGTATCGAGGCGATAAAACTGCCCTTCGGTATGACGGTCGAGGTCGAGGTACTGGGCATGGAGATCGACTACGGTACCCTGGACACCTTGCCAACCGATATCGTGCCCATCTGGAACGATCCCGATGAGCTGGCCATCCCCGAAGATTTCCTTGACCGCTGCCGGGTGCCGATCGTCCTGGAAGCGATTAGCCAGTTGCGTAATCGTTATGACAGGGAAGTGGCCGTTCTCTCGTCCATCGTTGGGCCCTTCGCTCTGTCGGCAAAACTGTTTGGTTTTCCCAATCTTTTCCCCTGGATCATTACGGAACCTGACAATGTTCACCGGGTCATGAATCAACTGACCGGGCTGGCAATTCAGTACGCGAACGCCCAGCTCGACGCAGGTGCAGACGCCATCTTGCTGGGTGAGGCCACCTGTTCCGGAGATTTGATCTCGCCTGACACCTACCGTGACTTCATTCTTCCCTACCACAAACGGCTGTGTGCAGGCATCCACGGACCGACGATCATGCACATCTGCGGCAAGTCTTCCAATCATTTGCCCTACATCGCCGAAACCGGCACCACCTGCTACAGCTTCGACGAAGGTGTGGATATAGAAATGGCGCGCACGCACCTGAAAGGCAAGGTGGCGATGGCAGGCTACGTCCCGACCGTCGAGGCCTTCGTGCGAGCTTCCCAGCGAGCCTGGGAATACACCAAGGACCATCCGGAAGAGGCCGCCGAGATATTCGCAGAAAAGGCCGAGCTCTACGGCTTCGACGTGCCCCTCTCCCTCGCTGAGATCGAAGGCTCCTTGACCTTGCTGCACACGCCGAATTCAGAAGGAAAACCCATCGGCTGGTCCGCGGTCGAGGACTGGACGGCCACTCAGCAATTGCTGGAAGAGTTCGCCAGCTTCAAGCCTGAGGAGGACATCAACGTCTTCTTCACCAACGACTTCATCTCTGAGCCACCCTACATGCCCGCGGAGTAG
- a CDS encoding GntR family transcriptional regulator: protein MSTKLAARSKREAVYEWILACIVEGEFAPNTPLVIDELARNLDISPIPVREAMQQLESEGFVVIRPYTGVMVADLKPSMITEIFGLLETAEIISGRMACINICDDELAEVEMLLTEMDDLIDDPDRWSQANTQFHQLICTCSGATLVAEIMAHMLLHWDRVRRHYLDDVFGKRIEKAHQDHWKMLDAIKAQDADRLEAVVRDHNRSALRDYISYLHRSGYSDEQVPVIWDLSF, encoded by the coding sequence ATGTCGACGAAATTGGCTGCCCGGAGCAAAAGAGAAGCGGTCTACGAGTGGATCCTGGCGTGCATCGTCGAGGGGGAATTCGCACCTAACACGCCACTGGTCATCGACGAGCTGGCGCGCAACCTGGACATCAGCCCCATCCCCGTTCGGGAGGCCATGCAACAGCTGGAATCGGAAGGCTTCGTCGTCATTCGCCCCTACACCGGTGTGATGGTTGCCGATCTGAAACCGAGCATGATCACTGAGATCTTCGGCCTGCTGGAAACTGCGGAGATCATCAGCGGTCGCATGGCCTGCATCAATATCTGTGATGATGAGTTGGCCGAAGTCGAAATGCTCCTGACGGAGATGGATGATCTGATTGATGATCCCGACCGCTGGTCCCAGGCAAACACCCAATTCCACCAATTGATCTGTACATGCTCAGGCGCCACCCTCGTCGCCGAGATCATGGCGCACATGTTGCTCCACTGGGATAGGGTACGCAGGCACTATCTGGACGACGTGTTCGGAAAGCGCATCGAAAAGGCCCACCAGGACCACTGGAAGATGTTGGATGCCATCAAGGCCCAGGATGCCGACCGCCTGGAAGCCGTTGTCCGCGATCATAATCGTTCAGCCTTGAGAGATTACATCAGTTACCTGCACCGTTCTGGTTACTCCGACGAACAGGTGCCCGTCATTTGGGATCTGAGTTTCTGA
- a CDS encoding 3-ketoacyl-ACP reductase, which yields MTTDRVALVTGSSRGIGRGIALALAAGGWQIVINYHSNRKAAETTRADVIEAGGDALVVQADTGDLDSLDGLVDVTLAHFGRVDLLVNNAGVAPRQRLDVLETSPESYDEVMAINLRGPFFLTQRVANEMIDLLEAGVIVTPKIVNISSISAYTSSTSRAEYCISKAGMGMMTILWADRLAEYGINVYEIRPGIIATDLTSVVKDKYDHLILEQGLTPIRRWGQPEDIGKAVVAIAEGLFPFSTGEVFNVDGGFHMHRL from the coding sequence ATGACAACAGACCGGGTTGCCCTTGTCACAGGAAGCAGCCGGGGGATTGGCCGGGGCATCGCCCTGGCCCTGGCGGCCGGTGGCTGGCAGATCGTGATCAATTATCACAGCAACAGGAAAGCCGCCGAAACCACCCGCGCCGATGTGATCGAAGCGGGTGGCGACGCGCTGGTCGTGCAGGCTGATACGGGAGACCTGGACAGCCTTGACGGGCTGGTGGATGTCACCTTGGCTCATTTCGGCCGAGTCGACCTGCTGGTCAACAACGCCGGCGTGGCGCCTCGCCAGCGCCTGGATGTTCTGGAAACCAGCCCCGAGAGCTATGATGAGGTCATGGCCATCAACTTACGGGGCCCCTTCTTCCTGACCCAACGGGTGGCCAACGAAATGATCGATCTGTTGGAGGCGGGCGTGATTGTTACTCCTAAGATCGTCAACATCAGTTCCATCAGTGCCTACACCAGTTCGACCTCGCGGGCCGAATACTGCATCAGCAAAGCAGGCATGGGCATGATGACGATCCTGTGGGCGGATCGACTGGCCGAATATGGCATCAACGTCTACGAAATCCGCCCTGGCATTATCGCCACCGATCTGACCTCGGTGGTCAAAGATAAATATGACCATCTGATCCTTGAACAGGGCTTGACTCCCATCCGCCGTTGGGGACAGCCGGAGGACATCGGCAAGGCGGTGGTCGCCATAGCAGAGGGTCTGTTCCCCTTTTCGACGGGTGAGGTTTTCAATGTGGACGGTGGTTTCCACATGCACCGGCTGTGA